The Porites lutea chromosome 11, jaPorLute2.1, whole genome shotgun sequence genome includes a region encoding these proteins:
- the LOC140953273 gene encoding uncharacterized protein — MMHLALSYIITLNVTSSLFYSSREVKVAAFAMECFQTSRSSTSSAFENNKLIYIHCVSKENFSVTLKGFTCISLICRDIHVSFLDSMDERRRALVPVTVENSTVDDLFAGVRSPVLIRINSSCDITCLDSDNLEGDGLDRVLIWSFELIPAPAAQYVRPSIVNDSSLNEYFPPVELDECRCNCSSLTVFCLVAMVAETSECLASAATEDDSPVMSENECSPQDDDSKNSDENTDSDPEEVEYFSETFSVKGSFWATRYQDALKKAVDLKANGVNVPVRASFESSNLKDKNAITFEVFDSTVWLVIGYCGVEKIPKLTKAIKKDEIISFKLCYIKRQWIPKISEFRFYAGVTIIKKDRWDKNDNNNQYNSDLSFLFE; from the exons atgatgcatctcgCTTTATCTTATATTATCACTTTGaatgtgacgtcatcattgttCTACAGCTCGCGCGAAGTGAAAGTCGCAGCGTTCGCTATGGAGTGTTTCCAAACAAGTCGAAGCTCCACATCTTCTGCTTTCGAAAATAACAAGTTGATTTATATTCACTGCGTCTCCAAGGAGAATTTCAGCGTAACTTTGAAAGGCTTTACATGTATTTCGCTGATCTGTCGTGATATTCATGTCAGTTTTCTGGATTCGATGGACGAACGAAGAAGAGCTCTCGTCCCTGTGACTGTTGAGAATTCTACAGTAGACGATTTATTTGCTGGAGTAAGGAGTCCTGTGTTAATTCGAATCAATTCTTCTTGTGATATCACG tgTCTTGACTCAGACAATCTTGAAGGAGATGGCCTGGACAGAGTTCTGATTTGGTCTTTCGAGTTAATACCTGCTCCAGCCGCACAGTACGTGAGACCCAGCATTGTCAACGATTCCTCGCTCAACGAATATTTCCCACCAGTTGAACTTGACGAATGCCGTTGTAACTGTTCGAGTTTGACGGTATTCTGTTTGGTGGCAATGGTTGCTGAAACCTCTGAATGTTTGGCATCTGCTGCAACCGAAGATGACAGTCCAGTAATGAGCGAAAATGAGTGTTCCCCTCAAGATGATGACAGTAAGAATTCTGACGAAAACACCGACTCTGATCCAGAGGAAGTGGAGTATTTCTCAGAAACGTTTTCAGTGAAAGGGTCATTCTGGGCGACCAGATATCAGGATGCCCTGAAAAAAGCTGTGGACCTAAAAGCCAATGGAGTTAATGTCCCTGTTAGGGCGTCCTTTGAATCAAGCAATTTGAAAGACAAAAATGCAATAACATTTGAAGTGTTTGACAGTACAGTTTGGCTGGTCATTGGATATTGTGGAGTTGAAAAAATTCCCAAGCTtacaaaagcaataaaaaaggaCGAAATTATATCTTTCAAACTTTGTTATATAAAGAGGCAGTGGATTCCTAAGATCAGTGAATTTAGGTTTTATGCTGGCGTGACTATTATCAAGAAAGATAGGTGggacaaaaatgacaacaacaatcagtATAACAGTGACTTGTCGTTTCTATTTGAATGA